Proteins encoded together in one Pantoea sp. CCBC3-3-1 window:
- a CDS encoding MFS transporter yields MDTMTIRKPGTLNYLAYGSGDFLGAGTMALTSAWLLYFYTTFCGLSPIEATSIFALARVVDGVASPLMGYLTDHFGSTWLGKRFGRRKFFILTGIPLVFTYSLMWLGDMTYIYYLLTYLVFEVVYTSILVPYETLVPEMTDDFKEKTKFSGARIALAQLSAILAAFLPGILLSYFGKNNPLSFFYSSLVFSVLCAIVLTLVYFFTWERPAEKKSAAALEAEQQKLTLGQSLRRLGVELTSTLRIRIFRQHIGMYLGGYIAQDVFNAVFTYYVVFVLMQEATVASNLMGTMAILQFVAVIGMIPLCIRIGPAPSYRIVVVLFGLSTLSYGVLYYSGMSDVFSLLLLISAVAGLGRGGINYVPWNIYTYIADVDEVITGQRREGIFAGIMTLTRKASQAGAVMLVGILMQLSGFVAGKTEQAPGVSHAILLILCGGTLVMLLMGFLISLRFRLNLKTHQILREETEKMRAAGNVVPDNITPQARATVEMLSGMPYESLWGNNNIGYLNRNKPAVSPLSSRAVEAGMDNPDDRLTHL; encoded by the coding sequence ATGGACACTATGACGATACGTAAACCAGGAACGCTTAATTATCTCGCCTATGGATCAGGGGATTTTCTTGGTGCGGGCACAATGGCCCTGACTTCGGCCTGGCTTCTCTATTTTTATACGACTTTTTGCGGCCTTAGCCCGATAGAAGCCACATCAATTTTTGCTCTGGCCCGCGTGGTCGACGGCGTCGCCAGCCCGCTGATGGGCTATCTGACCGACCATTTTGGCTCCACCTGGCTGGGTAAACGCTTTGGCCGACGTAAATTCTTTATCCTTACCGGTATTCCGTTGGTCTTTACTTACAGCCTGATGTGGCTGGGCGATATGACCTACATCTACTACCTGCTGACATATCTGGTGTTTGAGGTGGTCTATACCTCCATTCTGGTACCTTACGAAACGCTGGTGCCGGAAATGACCGATGACTTCAAAGAGAAAACCAAATTCTCCGGTGCTCGCATCGCGCTGGCCCAGCTTTCTGCCATCCTTGCGGCCTTCTTACCCGGCATTTTATTAAGTTACTTTGGCAAAAATAATCCGCTCTCTTTCTTTTATTCCAGCCTCGTCTTCTCGGTCCTGTGCGCAATAGTCCTGACGTTGGTCTATTTCTTTACCTGGGAACGTCCTGCCGAGAAAAAATCTGCCGCTGCACTGGAAGCCGAGCAGCAGAAGCTGACGTTGGGACAAAGTCTGAGACGACTGGGAGTTGAGCTCACTTCAACACTGCGTATCCGTATTTTCCGTCAGCATATCGGTATGTATCTGGGTGGATATATCGCACAGGATGTCTTTAACGCGGTCTTCACTTATTACGTGGTGTTTGTGCTGATGCAGGAGGCGACCGTAGCCTCAAACCTGATGGGCACGATGGCCATTCTGCAATTTGTTGCCGTTATTGGCATGATCCCGCTCTGTATTCGTATCGGGCCTGCCCCTTCTTATCGCATCGTCGTCGTGTTGTTTGGCCTGAGCACACTGTCTTACGGCGTACTTTATTACAGCGGGATGAGCGATGTTTTCTCACTGCTGCTGCTGATTTCAGCCGTTGCAGGTCTGGGCCGTGGCGGTATTAATTATGTCCCATGGAATATCTATACCTACATCGCTGACGTTGATGAAGTTATTACCGGCCAGCGCCGTGAAGGTATTTTTGCCGGGATCATGACGCTGACACGTAAAGCCTCACAGGCGGGAGCGGTCATGCTGGTTGGGATTCTGATGCAGCTCTCCGGCTTTGTCGCAGGTAAAACCGAGCAGGCTCCAGGCGTCAGCCACGCCATTCTGCTGATTCTCTGCGGCGGTACGCTGGTCATGCTGCTGATGGGCTTTTTAATCTCCCTTCGCTTCCGGCTGAACCTCAAAACGCATCAGATTCTGCGAGAAGAAACGGAAAAAATGCGTGCGGCAGGTAATGTCGTGCCGGACAACATCACTCCTCAGGCAAGAGCCACCGTCGAAATGCTATCGGGCATGCCTTATGAATCGCTGTGGGGAAATAACAATATTGGTTATCTGAACCGTAATAAGCCCGCGGTAAGTCCGCTTTCCAGCCGGGCCGTCGAAGCGGGAATGGATAACCCAGACGATCGCTTAACACATTTATAG